A window from Neobacillus sp. PS3-40 encodes these proteins:
- a CDS encoding RNA-binding S4 domain-containing protein, with amino-acid sequence MRLDKFLKVSRIIKRRTLAKEVSDQGRIKINGKEAKASSTVKAGDELTIRLGQRVVTARIDRIQEISRKEEAADMYTILKEEKLGSMDSTTEWK; translated from the coding sequence ATGCGTTTAGATAAATTTTTGAAAGTATCTCGAATTATTAAAAGAAGAACATTAGCAAAGGAAGTATCTGATCAAGGCAGAATCAAAATAAATGGAAAAGAAGCAAAGGCTAGTTCAACTGTAAAAGCGGGTGACGAACTTACGATTCGGCTGGGTCAAAGAGTGGTTACTGCAAGAATTGATAGAATTCAGGAAATTTCTCGAAAAGAAGAAGCGGCTGATATGTATACAATTCTAAAAGAAGAAAAACTTGGTTCGATGGATAGCACGACCGAGTGGAAGTAA
- the yabP gene encoding sporulation protein YabP has product MSQYYESNQTKGSVPDHDVIMRGRKLLEITGVKQVESFDNEEFLLETTMGFLAIKGQNLQMKNLDVDKGIVSIKGKIFELVYLDDQHGEKAKGFFSKLFR; this is encoded by the coding sequence ATGAGCCAATATTATGAATCGAACCAAACGAAAGGTTCTGTTCCGGATCATGATGTCATCATGAGAGGGAGAAAGCTTCTCGAGATAACGGGTGTTAAACAGGTTGAAAGTTTTGATAATGAAGAATTTTTACTTGAAACAACTATGGGTTTTCTAGCAATTAAGGGACAAAATCTACAAATGAAAAATCTTGATGTTGATAAGGGAATCGTCTCCATTAAAGGTAAGATTTTTGAGTTAGTCTATTTAGATGACCAACATGGGGAGAAAGCTAAAGGATTCTTTAGTAAATTATTCCGATGA
- the yabQ gene encoding spore cortex biosynthesis protein YabQ, translating into MTLSTQFLTMLSMIGMGALFGVMFDTYQRFLHRPKRRQLLVFFNDILFWVIQALIIFYVLFQVNMGEVRLYIFIALLCGYAAYQSLFKRIYLRLLEIFIFAVISILTFLKNAFIIIIYKPVRGLFNLIIYITLFLGRGLFTLVKFIFKVLLLCIKMFFKPIGKILLLFWKLLPKGIKKTVEKFYNGAAGNFKRIKNYVTKWIRKWKK; encoded by the coding sequence ATGACACTTTCAACGCAATTTTTAACAATGCTATCCATGATTGGAATGGGGGCGCTGTTTGGGGTTATGTTTGATACATATCAGCGCTTTTTGCATCGCCCCAAAAGAAGGCAATTGCTTGTTTTCTTCAATGATATCTTATTTTGGGTTATTCAGGCACTTATCATTTTTTATGTCTTATTTCAGGTAAACATGGGTGAAGTAAGGCTTTATATATTTATTGCCCTATTATGTGGATATGCCGCATATCAAAGTTTGTTCAAGCGCATTTATTTAAGGTTACTGGAAATATTTATATTTGCAGTAATTTCTATTTTAACCTTTCTTAAGAATGCCTTTATCATAATCATCTATAAACCTGTCCGTGGACTGTTTAACCTGATTATTTACATTACTTTATTTCTTGGCAGGGGTCTTTTTACCCTTGTCAAGTTTATTTTCAAAGTTTTACTATTATGTATAAAGATGTTTTTTAAGCCAATCGGGAAAATTTTATTACTATTTTGGAAACTTTTGCCGAAAGGGATTAAAAAAACAGTCGAGAAGTTTTATAATGGTGCAGCAGGAAATTTTAAGAGAATCAAGAATTATGTTACTAAATGGATTCGAAAGTGGAAGAAATAA
- a CDS encoding septum formation initiator family protein, whose amino-acid sequence MSAIRKKNVAKIHSTYVQQQEFASLTTVRKRKLLFRRLSIFLLFAAFTSYFMISSILSQTSALDAKMAQKKHLDKEFSGLKKQQQILKENIIKLNDDEYIAKLARKEYFFSDKNEVIFNIPDNGKGKSTSN is encoded by the coding sequence ATGAGCGCCATACGAAAGAAAAATGTAGCAAAAATCCATTCAACATATGTGCAGCAACAAGAATTTGCTTCATTGACAACAGTGAGGAAGAGAAAACTTCTCTTTAGAAGGCTATCCATTTTCTTACTTTTTGCTGCTTTTACATCGTATTTCATGATTTCTAGCATTCTTTCCCAGACCTCTGCATTGGATGCAAAAATGGCTCAAAAGAAGCATCTCGATAAAGAATTCTCTGGTTTAAAAAAACAGCAACAAATCCTTAAAGAAAATATTATTAAATTAAATGATGATGAATATATTGCAAAACTGGCAAGGAAAGAGTACTTTTTTTCTGATAAGAATGAAGTTATTTTCAACATACCGGATAATGGAAAGGGAAAATCAACCAGTAATTAA
- a CDS encoding S1 domain-containing RNA-binding protein — protein MSIEVGSKLQGKVTGITNFGAFVELPDGSTGLVHISQVAENYVKDINDHLKVGDLVEVKVINVEKDGKIGLSIKKAKDRPEAPKTHSHSQRPRQGRANDRNNPKPENFESKMARFLKDSEDRLTSLKRNTESKRGGRGARRG, from the coding sequence ATGTCAATTGAAGTAGGCAGCAAGTTACAAGGGAAGGTAACAGGAATTACAAATTTCGGAGCGTTTGTCGAGCTTCCAGATGGATCAACAGGACTCGTTCACATCAGTCAGGTCGCTGAGAATTATGTTAAGGATATCAATGATCATCTTAAAGTTGGCGATCTAGTAGAAGTGAAAGTGATTAATGTTGAAAAGGATGGGAAAATAGGATTATCGATTAAAAAGGCAAAAGATAGACCTGAAGCGCCAAAGACCCATTCCCATTCACAACGCCCTCGACAAGGCAGAGCCAACGACCGAAATAACCCTAAACCGGAAAATTTTGAATCCAAAATGGCACGGTTTTTAAAGGATAGTGAGGATCGTTTAACTTCCTTAAAGCGAAATACGGAATCCAAACGTGGAGGAAGAGGAGCTAGACGGGGTTAA
- the spoIIE gene encoding stage II sporulation protein E: MEKVERILIEPVGDVSIHSKLNLSKTAKKIQLNVESFLLKRGYLLLLVGFLLGRALILSKLTPFSLPFFAVVYFVKRDRAPLSLIGLVIGAATISLSNASSTFAISFLFLLVFRISKKWLKNEARSLPFYVGIILAIGKLAETLLLTKQLSLYDGMMTGVQASLAFILTLIFLQSIPLLTQSKRMQTLKTEEIVCLIIMLASIMTGTIGWIVYDLSVEHIMSRYLVLVFSYVAGATVGSTVGVVTGLIFSLANVSSFSHMSLLAFSGVLGGLLKEGKKIGVSIGLFIATLLIGMYGEGSGSILLTILETTAAVGLFLLTPKSFTSRLAKYIPGTPEYTTEQQKYMRKMRDVTAQRVSQFSTVFHALSKSFSQYDQQLPSDNEDERELDYFLSNVTEKTCQTCFKKEHCWTKNFNTTYEYMEGIIHEMGQNNGVVSAKLGRDWDKYCTKSKKVMDAIGQELTFYQANQKLKKQVQESRRLVADQLQGVSEVMDNFAKEIQRERENHHRQEEQILEAIQEFGIQIEQVEIYSLEKGNVDIDMSVPFCNGHGECEKLIAPMLSDILGETIVVDLEDCSAYPTGLCHSTFRSAKAYIVETGVAHAAKDGGFVSGDSYSTIELGGGKFAIAISDGMGNGERAHDESKETLQLLQKILQSGIEEKVAIKSINSVLSLRTTDEIFSTLDLAMIDLQNASTKFLKIGSTPSFIKRGSKVIKIQSSNLPMGILHEFEVDVVSQQLKAGDLLIMMSDGVFEGPKHVENYDIWMKRKIQELQTNNPQEVADLIMEEVIRSSSGLIEDDMTVTVASIKHNTPKWATIPVQKIKRKA; this comes from the coding sequence ATGGAAAAGGTAGAAAGGATTTTAATTGAACCGGTTGGGGATGTTAGTATTCATTCAAAATTGAACCTGTCAAAAACTGCGAAGAAAATTCAATTAAACGTGGAAAGTTTTCTACTAAAAAGAGGTTATCTTTTATTGTTGGTTGGCTTTTTGCTCGGACGTGCTTTAATTTTGTCGAAGCTTACTCCTTTTAGTCTCCCTTTTTTCGCAGTTGTGTATTTTGTTAAAAGGGATAGAGCCCCGCTTTCCTTAATCGGATTAGTTATAGGCGCAGCGACCATTTCCTTAAGCAATGCATCCTCTACATTTGCCATTTCCTTTTTGTTCTTACTTGTTTTCCGGATCAGCAAAAAATGGCTGAAAAATGAAGCAAGGTCATTACCTTTTTATGTTGGAATCATCCTTGCAATTGGAAAGTTAGCTGAAACATTGTTATTGACTAAACAATTATCCCTTTATGATGGAATGATGACGGGTGTACAAGCTAGTCTTGCGTTTATTTTGACACTTATTTTCCTGCAAAGTATTCCATTATTAACGCAAAGCAAGCGGATGCAAACCTTGAAGACAGAGGAAATTGTTTGTTTAATTATTATGCTTGCGTCGATTATGACAGGAACAATTGGGTGGATCGTCTATGACCTTTCTGTTGAGCATATTATGTCACGTTATTTAGTGCTTGTTTTTTCCTATGTAGCCGGTGCTACGGTTGGTTCGACTGTAGGGGTAGTTACAGGCTTAATTTTTAGTCTTGCAAATGTTTCTAGCTTTTCCCATATGAGTTTACTTGCCTTTTCTGGGGTGTTGGGCGGTTTATTAAAGGAAGGTAAGAAAATTGGCGTTTCGATAGGATTATTTATTGCTACCCTTTTAATTGGTATGTACGGAGAAGGCAGTGGCTCCATCCTTCTTACTATTTTGGAAACAACAGCAGCGGTTGGCCTATTTCTATTAACGCCAAAATCTTTCACCTCAAGGCTGGCAAAGTATATTCCAGGCACACCTGAATATACAACTGAACAGCAAAAATATATGAGAAAAATGAGAGATGTAACAGCACAGCGGGTTTCGCAATTTTCAACTGTGTTTCACGCTCTTTCAAAAAGCTTTTCTCAATATGATCAACAACTGCCAAGTGATAATGAAGATGAGCGGGAGTTGGACTATTTTTTAAGCAATGTGACCGAAAAGACCTGCCAAACTTGCTTTAAAAAGGAACATTGTTGGACAAAGAACTTTAATACAACGTATGAATATATGGAGGGAATTATTCATGAGATGGGCCAAAATAATGGGGTTGTTTCTGCAAAGCTTGGGAGAGATTGGGACAAGTACTGTACAAAGTCAAAGAAGGTAATGGATGCAATTGGGCAGGAATTAACTTTTTACCAAGCAAACCAAAAGTTAAAAAAACAAGTTCAGGAAAGCAGAAGGTTAGTGGCTGATCAGCTACAGGGTGTCTCTGAGGTGATGGATAACTTTGCAAAAGAAATTCAACGGGAACGAGAGAATCATCACAGGCAGGAAGAACAGATTTTGGAGGCTATTCAGGAGTTTGGTATTCAGATTGAACAAGTGGAAATCTACAGCCTCGAAAAAGGGAATGTTGATATTGATATGTCTGTTCCTTTTTGTAATGGGCATGGTGAATGTGAAAAGTTAATCGCACCTATGCTATCGGATATTCTTGGAGAAACAATTGTTGTCGATTTAGAAGACTGTTCAGCATATCCTACGGGTTTATGTCATTCTACGTTTAGATCAGCAAAAGCCTATATAGTTGAAACAGGGGTTGCCCATGCTGCTAAGGATGGGGGTTTTGTTTCTGGGGATAGCTATTCAACAATCGAACTCGGAGGCGGGAAATTTGCCATCGCAATTAGTGATGGCATGGGCAATGGCGAGAGAGCCCATGATGAAAGTAAGGAAACACTGCAACTTCTTCAAAAAATACTGCAATCTGGTATAGAAGAAAAGGTAGCCATAAAATCTATCAATTCGGTGCTTTCTTTGCGAACAACGGATGAAATTTTTTCAACTTTGGACTTAGCAATGATCGATCTCCAAAATGCTTCAACAAAATTTCTGAAAATCGGATCAACTCCAAGCTTTATCAAAAGAGGAAGCAAGGTAATCAAAATCCAATCAAGTAATTTACCTATGGGAATTCTCCATGAATTTGAAGTTGATGTAGTGAGCCAACAATTAAAGGCAGGAGACCTGCTGATCATGATGAGTGATGGTGTTTTTGAGGGACCAAAACATGTTGAAAACTATGATATATGGATGAAAAGGAAAATCCAAGAACTTCAGACAAATAATCCTCAGGAAGTAGCTGACTTAATCATGGAGGAGGTTATTCGTTCAAGTTCAGGGTTAATTGAAGATGATATGACTGTAACGGTAGCAAGCATAAAGCATAATACACCTAAATGGGCAACTATCCCCGTCCAAAAGATAAAACGAAAAGCGTAA
- a CDS encoding VWA domain-containing protein: protein MYTGKIRQILLITDGCSNQGENPIAMAALAKEEGITVNVIGVMEQDVIDEKGMKEIENIAMSGGGVSQIVYAQQLSQTVQMVTQKAMTQTIQGVVNKELQQILGRFQTMEDLPPEKRGEVMEVVDELGETVELEVLILVDSSASMKQKLPTVKEAILDLSLSLNARIGENYFSVFAFPGKKNDVEMLLDWTPKLQSLTSVFSQLTTGGITPTGPAIRAALSSFNKKRSLRSLISRDDESFFEESM from the coding sequence ATGTATACAGGAAAAATCCGACAAATTTTATTGATTACAGATGGATGCTCCAATCAGGGAGAGAATCCAATTGCGATGGCTGCACTGGCAAAAGAAGAGGGCATTACAGTTAATGTAATTGGTGTAATGGAGCAGGATGTTATTGATGAAAAGGGAATGAAAGAAATTGAGAATATCGCTATGTCGGGTGGAGGCGTTAGCCAAATTGTTTACGCACAACAACTTTCTCAAACAGTACAAATGGTTACTCAAAAAGCGATGACACAGACAATACAAGGTGTGGTAAACAAGGAGCTGCAACAAATATTGGGTCGTTTTCAAACCATGGAGGATTTACCCCCTGAAAAGAGGGGCGAAGTGATGGAAGTGGTCGATGAACTTGGTGAAACGGTTGAATTAGAAGTGTTGATTCTTGTTGACTCAAGTGCCAGTATGAAACAAAAACTCCCAACTGTTAAAGAAGCGATCTTAGATCTCTCGTTAAGCTTAAATGCTAGAATAGGGGAAAATTACTTCTCTGTATTTGCCTTTCCAGGGAAAAAGAATGATGTCGAAATGTTGTTGGATTGGACTCCTAAGCTACAATCTTTGACTAGTGTTTTTTCACAACTGACAACAGGAGGAATCACTCCTACAGGTCCAGCTATTCGTGCAGCCCTATCCTCATTCAATAAAAAACGTTCACTAAGGAGTCTTATTTCCCGTGATGATGAATCATTCTTTGAAGAGTCAATGTAA
- a CDS encoding protein kinase family protein — protein MMNHSLKSQCKVSPGTVIQGKWHALQYTVLRELGNGANGVVYLAKNQNGQVALKMSDNGMSITSEVNVLKSFAKVQGSAALGPSLLDVDDWQNNQGRVSFYAMEYIHGPDLLSFIKQNGESWTIVLFLQLLNDLDKLHENGWVFGDLKPENLIVTGPPVKIRCIDVGGTTIRGRAIKEFTEFYDRGYWGLGTRKAEPSYDLFAVGMILINTAYPKRFNKTTGGISQLKEAIKQKKELIPFERVLLKSLQGHYISAKEMRMDLLSVVIDKTKPDPPFRSSPDNSRVQHQSAPPKKPVSQPQTRQKYKKKKKRSGWVETTIIIMLIVLFYIMYILKQLI, from the coding sequence ATGATGAATCATTCTTTGAAGAGTCAATGTAAAGTAAGTCCGGGCACAGTAATCCAAGGGAAATGGCATGCACTTCAATATACAGTTTTAAGGGAACTTGGTAATGGAGCAAATGGGGTTGTTTACCTTGCAAAAAATCAAAATGGTCAAGTCGCTTTGAAAATGAGTGATAACGGCATGTCCATAACCTCTGAGGTGAACGTCTTAAAATCATTCGCGAAGGTCCAGGGGTCTGCTGCCCTCGGGCCTTCTTTGCTTGATGTTGATGATTGGCAAAACAATCAAGGTAGAGTTTCATTTTACGCCATGGAATATATTCATGGACCCGACCTGTTGTCTTTTATTAAGCAAAACGGGGAATCGTGGACAATCGTTTTATTTCTTCAACTATTAAATGATCTTGATAAGCTTCATGAAAATGGCTGGGTATTTGGTGACTTAAAACCGGAGAACCTCATTGTCACAGGGCCACCGGTAAAAATAAGATGTATCGATGTAGGAGGTACGACGATTCGTGGTAGAGCGATTAAGGAATTTACAGAATTTTATGATCGGGGCTATTGGGGATTAGGAACAAGAAAGGCAGAACCGTCTTACGATTTATTTGCTGTTGGGATGATCTTGATAAATACTGCTTATCCTAAACGTTTTAACAAAACAACAGGTGGTATATCTCAATTAAAGGAGGCAATTAAACAAAAGAAAGAACTAATCCCATTTGAAAGGGTACTTTTAAAATCGTTGCAAGGGCATTATATAAGTGCGAAAGAGATGAGGATGGATTTATTGTCAGTAGTAATTGATAAAACTAAGCCTGATCCTCCTTTTCGCTCATCACCAGATAATAGTAGGGTTCAACATCAAAGTGCCCCACCGAAAAAACCGGTAAGCCAACCTCAAACACGCCAAAAGTATAAGAAAAAAAAGAAAAGAAGTGGTTGGGTTGAAACAACTATTATAATCATGTTGATTGTCTTATTTTATATTATGTACATTTTGAAACAATTAATTTAA
- the tilS gene encoding tRNA lysidine(34) synthetase TilS, whose amino-acid sequence MLETKVEAFLERQSFLLDNKEMVVGVSGGPDSLALLHFLLGQRVKRNLSIVVAHVDHMFRGAESFQDAMFVKGFCEQHSIPFEMVQINVPKIMTQTGQSSEVAAREARFSFFAKVMDMYNYSYLALAHHGDDQIETILMRLTRGSTGKARAGIPFLRPFESGFIFRPFLSITKQEIKQYCQDSQINPRLDPSNEQSIYTRNRFRKEILPFLKSENRKVHEHFQRFSEELQGDEIFLQDLTKEFMKTVMTKREAQQITIDIKRFLAMPLPLQRRGIQLILNYLYEERPSSLSAIHIDQIFSLIHHLHPSGKLDFPEGLKVIRSYLKCYFQFEVENSQSYHFELGDPGQIDLPNFGKLMMDYVNSPSNASNSCIALFHADKIKLPLLVRTRKNGDRMSLKGMEGSRKLKDIFIDCKVSIQERDRWPIVTDREGFILWLPGLKKSALEGLDNLDNSVRNYIQLTYTRNEL is encoded by the coding sequence ATGTTAGAGACTAAAGTAGAGGCATTTCTTGAAAGACAGTCCTTCTTATTAGATAATAAGGAAATGGTTGTTGGGGTCTCGGGAGGACCTGATTCTTTGGCATTGCTTCACTTTCTTTTGGGCCAAAGGGTAAAAAGGAACCTTTCAATTGTGGTTGCCCATGTTGATCATATGTTCCGAGGCGCGGAATCCTTTCAGGATGCTATGTTCGTTAAAGGTTTTTGTGAACAGCACTCTATCCCATTTGAAATGGTTCAAATCAATGTTCCGAAAATAATGACACAAACTGGCCAAAGTTCGGAAGTGGCTGCTAGGGAGGCACGCTTTTCTTTTTTTGCAAAGGTTATGGATATGTATAATTATTCATATCTCGCTCTTGCCCACCATGGTGATGATCAAATTGAAACCATCCTCATGCGATTAACGAGGGGAAGTACTGGTAAAGCAAGGGCAGGTATTCCCTTTTTGCGCCCATTTGAATCAGGCTTTATTTTCCGCCCGTTTTTAAGTATAACAAAGCAAGAAATCAAACAGTATTGCCAGGATAGCCAAATAAATCCCAGACTAGATCCAAGTAACGAACAAAGCATTTATACACGGAATCGATTCCGGAAGGAAATTCTCCCTTTTTTAAAATCAGAAAACCGAAAAGTTCATGAACATTTTCAGCGCTTTAGCGAAGAATTACAAGGCGATGAGATATTTCTTCAGGATTTAACAAAGGAATTCATGAAAACTGTAATGACTAAAAGGGAAGCACAACAAATAACCATTGATATAAAAAGGTTTCTTGCTATGCCTTTGCCTTTACAAAGGAGAGGTATTCAACTAATATTAAACTATCTTTACGAGGAAAGGCCCTCTTCGCTTTCTGCTATACATATTGATCAAATTTTTTCTTTGATTCACCACTTACATCCATCAGGGAAGCTTGATTTTCCGGAAGGATTAAAAGTAATTCGTTCATATCTAAAGTGTTATTTTCAATTTGAAGTGGAGAATTCCCAGTCATATCATTTTGAATTGGGAGACCCAGGACAAATTGACTTACCGAACTTTGGCAAGCTAATGATGGACTATGTTAACTCTCCGTCAAATGCATCAAATTCTTGTATAGCATTATTTCATGCAGACAAGATTAAATTGCCTTTGTTGGTACGAACGAGGAAAAATGGGGATCGAATGTCCTTGAAGGGAATGGAAGGATCCAGAAAACTTAAGGATATTTTTATCGATTGTAAAGTTTCAATCCAAGAAAGGGATAGATGGCCAATTGTTACCGACAGAGAAGGTTTCATACTCTGGCTTCCAGGTTTGAAAAAATCAGCATTAGAAGGTTTGGATAACTTGGATAACTCAGTAAGAAACTATATTCAGCTTACATATACTAGGAATGAGCTTTAG
- the hpt gene encoding hypoxanthine phosphoribosyltransferase, whose product MKRDIEKVLVTEEEIEEKIKMLAGQLTEEYKDRFPLAIGVLKGAMPFMADLLKRLDCYLEMDFMDVSSYGNSTVSSGEVKILKDLDTSVEGRDILIIEDIIDSGLTLSYLVELFRYRKAKSIKIVTLLDKPSGRKSAIKADYVCFHVPDEFVVGYGLDYAEKYRNLPYIGVLKPEVYSNND is encoded by the coding sequence ATGAAGAGAGATATTGAAAAGGTATTAGTTACTGAAGAAGAGATCGAAGAGAAAATTAAAATGTTAGCAGGTCAATTAACCGAGGAGTATAAGGATCGTTTTCCTTTAGCAATCGGCGTTTTAAAAGGGGCAATGCCTTTCATGGCTGATCTATTAAAACGGTTAGATTGCTACTTAGAAATGGACTTTATGGATGTATCTAGCTATGGAAATTCAACGGTCTCATCAGGTGAAGTGAAAATTTTGAAAGACTTAGATACCTCCGTGGAAGGTAGGGACATACTCATTATTGAGGATATCATTGATAGTGGGTTAACCTTAAGTTATCTTGTTGAACTTTTCCGTTACCGTAAAGCGAAATCAATTAAAATTGTTACTTTACTTGACAAACCATCTGGAAGAAAAAGTGCTATAAAAGCTGATTATGTATGTTTTCATGTACCTGATGAGTTTGTTGTTGGGTATGGCTTGGATTATGCTGAAAAGTACCGTAACCTTCCATATATTGGTGTTTTAAAACCTGAAGTATATAGTAACAATGATTAA
- the ftsH gene encoding ATP-dependent zinc metalloprotease FtsH, producing MNRIFRNTIFYLLIFLVIIGVVSFFNGSNEPTDHISYDKFVSSLESGEVKSFSMQPDRGVFEVRGQFKGVNKNKNFLTYIPNSDKIQDRIDKAAATSKVEVMPAKETSGWVTFFTSIIPFVIIFILFFFLMNQAQGGGGRVMNFGKSKAKLYNEDKKKVRFKDVAGADEEKQELVEVVEFLKDPRKFAELGARIPRGVLLVGPPGTGKTLLARAAAGEAGVPFFSISGSDFVEMFVGVGASRVRDLFETAKKNAPCIIFIDEIDAVGRQRGAGLGGGHDEREQTLNQLLVEMDGFGVNEGVIIVAATNRPDILDPALLRPGRFDRQITVDRPDVIGREAVLKVHARNKPLDDGINLKSIAQRTPGFSGADLENLLNEAALVAARRSKKKIEMEDIDEATDRVIAGPAKKSRVISEKERKIVAFHEGGHTVIGVVLETADMVHKVTIVPRGQAGGYAVMLPKEDRYFMTKPELLDKIVGLLGGRVAEEIVFGEVSTGAHNDFQRATGIARKMVMEYGMSEKLGPLQFGQQGGQVFLGRDLHNEQNYSEAFAYDIDLEIQRIIKECYEKAKKVLTENRDKLDLIATTLLEIETLDAEQIKHLVEKGSLPDRTPTVDVSKTDLKKADDVKVNFGSKKEEDEKVDPPKSTDSESSPADDKPLI from the coding sequence ATGAATCGGATTTTCCGTAATACCATCTTTTATTTATTGATATTTTTAGTCATTATAGGTGTGGTTAGCTTCTTTAATGGAAGCAATGAGCCAACAGATCATATATCATATGATAAATTTGTATCCTCTTTAGAAAGTGGAGAGGTTAAATCGTTTTCCATGCAGCCAGACCGAGGAGTTTTTGAAGTACGCGGTCAGTTTAAAGGGGTTAATAAGAATAAAAATTTCTTAACCTATATTCCAAATAGCGACAAGATTCAAGATCGAATTGATAAAGCTGCAGCAACCTCTAAGGTAGAGGTAATGCCAGCGAAGGAAACAAGCGGATGGGTAACATTCTTTACGTCAATTATTCCGTTTGTGATTATCTTTATCTTATTTTTCTTCTTAATGAATCAGGCACAAGGCGGCGGTGGCCGAGTAATGAATTTCGGCAAAAGCAAAGCCAAGCTTTATAACGAGGATAAGAAAAAAGTTCGTTTTAAAGATGTAGCTGGTGCAGATGAAGAAAAGCAAGAGCTAGTAGAAGTAGTCGAATTCTTAAAGGATCCACGGAAATTTGCTGAACTTGGTGCTCGAATTCCAAGAGGTGTCCTACTTGTAGGACCACCAGGTACAGGTAAGACATTGCTTGCTCGCGCAGCAGCAGGAGAAGCTGGTGTTCCATTCTTCTCTATCAGCGGATCTGATTTCGTTGAAATGTTTGTTGGGGTCGGAGCATCTCGTGTACGTGATCTATTTGAAACAGCCAAGAAAAACGCTCCATGTATCATATTTATTGATGAAATTGATGCAGTTGGTCGTCAACGTGGTGCTGGTTTAGGTGGCGGACATGATGAACGTGAACAAACGTTAAATCAATTGCTAGTTGAAATGGATGGCTTTGGAGTGAATGAGGGCGTTATTATTGTTGCAGCAACTAACCGCCCAGATATTTTGGATCCAGCATTATTGCGTCCAGGACGTTTTGATCGCCAAATTACAGTGGATCGTCCAGATGTTATTGGCCGTGAAGCAGTACTCAAAGTACATGCTCGTAATAAGCCTTTAGATGATGGCATTAATTTAAAAAGTATTGCGCAAAGGACACCTGGATTCTCTGGTGCTGATTTAGAAAATCTATTGAACGAGGCAGCACTGGTTGCGGCCCGTCGAAGTAAAAAGAAAATCGAAATGGAAGATATCGACGAAGCAACAGACCGGGTAATTGCTGGACCTGCTAAGAAGAGCCGTGTCATTTCTGAAAAAGAACGTAAGATAGTTGCTTTCCATGAAGGTGGCCATACGGTTATCGGAGTAGTTCTTGAAACTGCAGACATGGTTCATAAAGTAACGATTGTTCCTCGCGGACAGGCGGGCGGTTATGCTGTCATGCTTCCTAAGGAAGACCGTTACTTCATGACAAAACCTGAATTACTTGATAAAATCGTCGGCCTATTAGGCGGACGTGTCGCTGAAGAAATTGTTTTCGGTGAGGTAAGTACAGGTGCACACAACGACTTCCAACGCGCAACTGGAATTGCTCGGAAAATGGTAATGGAATACGGCATGAGTGAAAAGCTTGGTCCATTACAATTTGGTCAACAAGGAGGTCAGGTTTTCCTTGGCCGTGACCTTCATAATGAGCAAAATTACTCTGAGGCGTTTGCATACGATATTGACTTAGAAATCCAACGTATTATCAAAGAGTGTTACGAAAAGGCGAAAAAGGTATTGACTGAAAACAGAGATAAGCTTGATCTTATTGCAACAACACTTCTTGAAATTGAAACACTTGATGCAGAACAGATCAAACACCTTGTTGAAAAGGGAAGCCTGCCAGATCGGACACCAACTGTTGATGTGAGTAAGACTGATTTAAAAAAGGCAGATGACGTTAAGGTAAATTTCGGATCCAAGAAAGAAGAGGATGAAAAAGTAGATCCTCCTAAATCAACCGATTCTGAATCTTCACCTGCTGATGATAAACCATTAATATAA